One Natrinema salaciae genomic region harbors:
- a CDS encoding ABC transporter permease yields the protein MTADRRPAGGDGESAAGPEPGPRSDAEPTAETAADTRPKPDGGYETAPVVAHDGGSGTTAGQLLVVAETEYRLAVRSRWAVALTAIVTVFALGMATFSGSDASPVGFDRVVASLSALVVYLVPLVALAFSYDAVVGREESGWLQTLFSLPVSRSRVVLGTAVGRAIVLASATVIGFGVAGILLLLEYGFGGFDAYVGFLLAAVGLGLAFLAIGVCLSTLAREKTHALGLALIAWAWFVLVHDLLALGVIGAFSLPDLAISAMVVANPTGVFRALVLGALGAGGDAGFAAVLAAAGLSPAVLVAALLAWIGGPIALAAVAIRRRRV from the coding sequence ATGACGGCCGATCGGCGACCCGCCGGCGGCGATGGCGAATCCGCCGCAGGACCGGAACCGGGTCCGAGATCCGACGCCGAACCGACCGCGGAAACGGCAGCCGACACGCGACCGAAACCGGACGGCGGGTACGAGACGGCACCGGTCGTGGCCCACGACGGCGGCTCCGGCACGACCGCGGGCCAGTTGCTGGTCGTCGCCGAGACGGAGTACCGACTGGCGGTACGGAGTCGCTGGGCGGTCGCACTCACCGCGATCGTCACCGTCTTCGCCCTCGGGATGGCAACGTTCAGCGGCTCGGACGCGAGTCCCGTCGGCTTCGACCGGGTCGTCGCGAGCCTGTCCGCCCTCGTCGTCTATCTCGTCCCGCTAGTCGCGCTCGCGTTCAGCTACGATGCCGTCGTCGGTCGCGAGGAGAGCGGCTGGCTGCAGACGCTGTTCTCGCTGCCTGTCTCGCGATCGCGGGTCGTCCTCGGCACCGCCGTCGGCCGCGCGATCGTCCTCGCGAGCGCGACCGTCATCGGGTTCGGCGTCGCCGGCATCCTGCTCCTGCTCGAGTACGGGTTCGGCGGTTTCGACGCGTACGTCGGCTTTCTGCTCGCCGCGGTCGGCCTCGGGCTGGCCTTCCTCGCGATCGGCGTCTGCCTGTCGACGCTGGCTCGAGAGAAGACGCACGCGCTGGGGCTCGCGCTGATCGCGTGGGCCTGGTTCGTCCTCGTCCACGACCTGCTCGCGCTCGGCGTGATCGGGGCATTTTCGCTCCCGGATCTCGCGATCTCGGCGATGGTCGTCGCCAATCCGACCGGCGTCTTCCGGGCGCTCGTGCTCGGCGCGCTCGGCGCGGGCGGCGACGCCGGATTCGCCGCGGTGCTCGCGGCGGCGGGACTGTCACCGGCGGTGCTGGTCGCCGCGCTCCTCGCCTGGATCGGCGGTCCGATCGCGCTCGCGGCGGTCGCCATCAGACGGCGACGGGTTTGA
- a CDS encoding cysteine hydrolase family protein, with amino-acid sequence MRLDPDRTAVVVVDMQNGFCHPEGSLYAPGSEAVIEPIAALVERAREAGAQVLFTRDVHPPEQFDDAHYYDEFEQWGEHVLEGSWETEVVDELPVEDADHVVEKHTYDAFYNTELEGWLNARGIEDLVLCGTLANVCVLHTGGSAGLRDFRPILVEDCIGAIEDEHHEYALDHAAWLFGEVEPSEILEFA; translated from the coding sequence ATGCGCCTCGACCCAGACCGCACGGCAGTGGTGGTCGTCGACATGCAAAACGGGTTCTGTCACCCCGAGGGCTCGCTGTACGCGCCGGGCAGCGAGGCGGTCATCGAACCGATCGCGGCCCTCGTCGAGCGCGCCCGAGAGGCCGGGGCGCAGGTGCTCTTCACCCGCGACGTCCACCCACCGGAACAGTTCGACGACGCCCACTACTACGACGAGTTCGAGCAGTGGGGCGAACACGTCCTCGAGGGATCGTGGGAGACCGAGGTCGTCGACGAACTCCCCGTCGAAGACGCGGACCACGTCGTCGAGAAACACACCTACGACGCGTTCTACAACACCGAACTCGAGGGCTGGTTGAACGCCCGCGGGATCGAGGATCTCGTGCTCTGTGGCACGCTGGCGAACGTCTGCGTGCTCCACACCGGCGGCAGCGCGGGACTGCGGGACTTCCGGCCGATACTGGTCGAGGACTGCATCGGCGCGATCGAGGACGAACACCACGAGTACGCCCTCGACCACGCCGCGTGGCTGTTCGGCGAGGTCGAGCCGAGCGAGATCCTCGAGTTCGCGTGA
- a CDS encoding Hvo_1808 family surface protein — MRSTRTRSSVALLAVLLTVTVVTGGLTGPVVATAAANSGDSQPLPTDPASALAATDASSATQADRPANPTTEDTVGYVAGYWYDDELAVDDRPSPVVDEDELDPIVYRAMARVERIRNVTFDERVDVTVVSRAEYRETNGDRFANLTSGDRLEQNVAYEALFVVDRNTAAADATETLYGDAVAGYYDPGTDQIVLVSENADSLEVNKRTLAHELVHALQDQRFDLSSLGGATQDEELAVNGLVEGDASLVEREYESRCRDEWRCLGPADEPTNQATEINWGLYFTVYHPYSDGPDYVEQLRERAEGWSAVNAAYDDPPSTTSAVIRPSSEREPADVSVPDRSSEDWDQLRVDGEVANDTVGEAGMVAMFAADGRDRSRPAVIEADELFEDSPGSYDYDHPVTNGWAGDELVVYTTDGAGNESEPTAAAGRAGYVWRTEWQSGGDATAFADGYLQLLESHDAESVDGRRDTYVIDDGGYAGAYYLERNETTITIVRAPSVDALSNVEAGAAPEGDDTLSIGDDETDLVPGFGPLIAIAALAVLGTGLRIVVDRG, encoded by the coding sequence ATGAGATCGACGCGAACCCGCTCGTCCGTCGCCCTCCTCGCGGTCCTACTCACCGTCACGGTAGTCACCGGCGGGCTCACCGGTCCGGTGGTCGCGACCGCGGCCGCGAACTCGGGCGATTCACAACCCCTGCCGACAGATCCGGCTTCCGCGCTCGCCGCGACCGACGCCTCGAGCGCGACGCAGGCGGACCGCCCCGCGAATCCGACGACCGAGGACACCGTCGGCTACGTCGCGGGCTACTGGTACGACGACGAGTTGGCCGTCGACGACCGACCGAGCCCGGTCGTGGACGAGGACGAACTCGACCCCATCGTCTACCGGGCGATGGCCCGCGTCGAGCGGATTCGGAACGTGACCTTCGACGAGCGGGTCGACGTCACCGTCGTCTCTCGCGCGGAGTACCGGGAGACCAACGGCGACCGCTTCGCGAACCTCACGTCGGGCGACCGCCTCGAGCAGAACGTCGCGTACGAGGCGCTGTTCGTGGTCGATCGGAACACCGCAGCGGCCGACGCGACCGAGACGCTCTACGGGGACGCCGTCGCCGGCTACTACGATCCCGGGACCGACCAGATCGTCCTCGTCTCCGAGAACGCCGACAGCCTCGAGGTGAACAAACGCACGCTCGCCCACGAACTCGTTCACGCGCTGCAGGACCAGCGGTTCGACCTCTCGAGTCTCGGGGGAGCGACGCAGGACGAGGAGTTGGCCGTGAACGGACTGGTCGAAGGCGACGCCAGCCTGGTAGAGCGCGAATACGAGAGCCGGTGTCGCGACGAGTGGCGCTGTCTCGGCCCCGCCGACGAGCCGACGAACCAGGCGACGGAGATCAACTGGGGGCTCTACTTCACCGTCTACCACCCGTACAGCGACGGCCCCGACTACGTCGAGCAGCTGCGCGAGCGCGCCGAGGGCTGGTCCGCGGTCAACGCGGCCTACGACGACCCGCCGTCGACCACGTCGGCCGTCATCCGCCCCAGTTCCGAGCGCGAGCCGGCCGACGTCTCGGTTCCGGACCGCTCGAGCGAGGACTGGGACCAGCTCCGGGTCGACGGCGAGGTGGCGAACGACACCGTCGGCGAGGCGGGGATGGTCGCGATGTTCGCCGCGGACGGGCGAGACAGAAGCCGACCCGCGGTGATCGAAGCCGACGAGCTCTTCGAGGACTCCCCGGGATCGTACGACTACGACCACCCGGTCACGAACGGCTGGGCCGGCGACGAACTGGTCGTCTACACCACCGACGGAGCCGGCAACGAGAGCGAGCCGACCGCGGCCGCCGGCCGCGCCGGCTACGTCTGGCGAACGGAGTGGCAGTCCGGCGGGGACGCGACGGCGTTTGCCGACGGCTATCTCCAGTTACTCGAGAGCCACGACGCGGAATCGGTCGACGGGCGGCGGGACACCTACGTGATCGACGACGGCGGCTACGCCGGGGCGTACTACCTCGAGCGGAACGAAACGACGATCACGATCGTCCGCGCGCCGTCGGTCGACGCGCTCTCGAACGTCGAGGCCGGTGCCGCACCCGAGGGCGACGATACCCTCTCGATCGGCGACGACGAGACCGATCTCGTCCCCGGCTTCGGTCCATTGATCGCGATCGCCGCGCTCGCGGTGCTCGGGACGGGGCTCCGGATCGTCGTCGATCGGGGCTGA
- a CDS encoding Hvo_1808 family surface protein produces the protein MSRVRLVVVLALVVLSGCAVPGDSGGFDTDRDLGYVGDYAHDDVFDFDTSDGLTEAQLEAVTYRSMARVEVVRGLKYEHDVDVEVVTRSEYRDRRTAGDGTGNASAFRNELWRGAFVVDGETDVDRAFDDLYGDSVLGYYVNDRIVIVTDDAEDVRIDRRTLVHELTHALQDQRFGIARESETIDGVRAENGLIEGEANDVTRRYNRRCGAEWQCLPANRSSTAAGETLAERSFNVGLFLSIYVPYAEGPPFVAELHDRGGWDAVDRAHDEPPRSTAQLIHPERYPDTTPVDVDVSDRSSDDWRLVTENPDDGAAAGGEPRTETIGEATLFATLWANGVIDRPLAEGATARSPYNYSHPATTGWAGDSLRVYRNADDPDRTGHVWRLAWESRADAAAFADAYRRLLANRGAERVDAADGERYRIPDDDPFAGAYRLSVTDETVEIVGAPTVDDLAAIRPADSTTNSSRAAAITASPETATISATTAHTSADG, from the coding sequence ATGAGCCGGGTCAGGCTAGTCGTCGTCCTCGCGCTGGTCGTCCTGTCGGGCTGTGCGGTCCCCGGCGACTCGGGCGGGTTCGACACCGACCGTGACCTCGGCTACGTCGGCGACTACGCCCACGACGACGTCTTCGATTTCGACACGAGCGACGGCCTCACCGAGGCGCAACTCGAGGCTGTGACCTACCGCTCGATGGCCCGGGTCGAGGTCGTCCGCGGCCTGAAGTACGAACACGACGTCGACGTCGAGGTCGTGACCCGGTCGGAGTACCGCGACCGACGGACGGCCGGGGACGGAACCGGGAACGCGTCGGCGTTCAGAAACGAACTCTGGCGCGGCGCGTTCGTCGTCGACGGTGAGACGGACGTCGATCGCGCGTTCGACGACCTCTACGGCGACTCCGTTCTGGGATACTACGTGAACGACCGGATCGTCATCGTCACCGACGACGCCGAGGACGTTCGGATCGATCGCCGGACCCTGGTCCACGAGCTGACGCACGCGCTGCAGGACCAGCGCTTCGGCATCGCACGCGAGAGCGAGACGATCGACGGGGTGCGAGCCGAGAACGGACTTATCGAGGGAGAGGCGAACGACGTCACCCGCCGATACAACCGGCGCTGCGGGGCGGAGTGGCAGTGTCTGCCCGCCAATCGGTCGTCGACGGCCGCGGGCGAGACGCTCGCCGAGCGCTCGTTCAACGTCGGCCTCTTCCTGTCGATCTACGTCCCCTACGCCGAGGGGCCGCCGTTCGTCGCCGAGCTCCACGACCGCGGCGGGTGGGACGCCGTCGACCGGGCCCACGACGAGCCGCCGCGGAGCACCGCCCAGCTGATCCATCCCGAGCGCTACCCGGACACCACCCCAGTCGACGTCGACGTTTCGGACCGCTCGAGCGACGACTGGCGGCTCGTCACCGAGAACCCCGACGACGGCGCGGCTGCCGGCGGCGAGCCCCGAACGGAGACGATCGGCGAAGCAACCCTGTTCGCGACGCTCTGGGCCAACGGCGTGATCGACCGCCCGCTCGCCGAGGGAGCGACCGCCCGCTCGCCGTACAACTACTCCCACCCCGCGACGACGGGCTGGGCCGGCGACAGCCTCCGGGTCTATCGGAACGCGGACGATCCCGACCGCACCGGCCACGTCTGGCGGCTCGCCTGGGAGAGCCGGGCCGACGCGGCGGCGTTCGCCGACGCGTACCGTCGGCTCCTCGCGAACCGCGGTGCGGAACGGGTCGACGCTGCCGACGGGGAGCGCTACCGGATCCCCGACGACGACCCCTTCGCGGGCGCGTATCGGCTCTCGGTCACCGACGAGACGGTCGAGATCGTCGGCGCGCCGACCGTCGACGATCTCGCTGCCATTCGCCCAGCGGATTCGACGACGAACTCGTCACGGGCGGCCGCGATCACTGCGTCGCCGGAGACCGCGACGATATCGGCGACAACGGCGCACACGTCGGCAGACGGGTAG
- a CDS encoding nicotinate phosphoribosyltransferase — protein MSNPFGTVSPAAILEGDATDAYFERTRATLEHAGKNPRVVAEVTADQFPTGGFEVFTGVKDVATLFEGRAVDVDALPDGQLFDGGPVLRIEGPYLEFAELETSLLGFCSQPSGFATAALEARVAAPDSLVLSFGARHVHPSIASTVERASLLAGLDGFSHVAAGEILGREAGGTMPHALMFCFGEGNQAEAWTAFDEAVGEDVPRIALTDTFWDEKSESLLAADTLGDDLDGVRLDTTGSRRGDFRHIVREVRWELDARGREDVDIFCSGGLDPESIRTLRDVADGFGVGSHITGADSVDFSLDIVELDGEPVSKRGKLSGVKDVYRTSNGGHHVALADSDGPAGADSLLEPLVRDGEIVREFDLDAATDRCLEDAEAVGFGRTNAAD, from the coding sequence ATGTCAAATCCGTTTGGAACCGTCTCCCCGGCGGCGATTCTCGAGGGGGACGCGACCGACGCCTACTTCGAGCGGACGCGGGCGACCCTCGAGCACGCGGGCAAGAACCCCCGCGTCGTCGCCGAGGTGACCGCCGACCAGTTTCCGACCGGGGGGTTCGAGGTCTTCACCGGCGTGAAAGACGTCGCGACGCTGTTCGAGGGACGCGCCGTCGACGTCGACGCGCTCCCCGACGGACAGCTGTTCGACGGCGGCCCCGTCCTCAGGATCGAGGGCCCCTACCTCGAGTTCGCCGAACTCGAAACGTCGCTGCTCGGCTTCTGCTCGCAGCCGAGCGGCTTCGCGACGGCCGCGCTCGAGGCCAGGGTGGCAGCCCCCGACTCGCTCGTGCTCTCCTTTGGCGCACGCCACGTCCATCCCTCGATCGCGTCGACGGTCGAACGTGCGTCGTTGCTCGCCGGTCTCGACGGGTTCTCTCACGTGGCGGCGGGCGAGATCCTGGGCCGAGAGGCCGGCGGCACGATGCCCCACGCGCTCATGTTCTGTTTCGGCGAAGGCAACCAGGCCGAGGCCTGGACGGCGTTCGACGAGGCCGTCGGCGAGGACGTGCCCAGAATCGCGCTGACGGACACGTTCTGGGACGAGAAGAGCGAGAGCCTGCTGGCCGCCGACACGCTCGGGGACGACCTCGACGGGGTCCGCCTGGACACGACCGGATCGCGACGGGGGGACTTCCGACACATCGTCCGCGAAGTCCGCTGGGAACTCGACGCCCGCGGCCGCGAGGACGTCGACATCTTCTGCAGCGGCGGCCTCGACCCCGAGTCGATCCGCACCCTGCGCGACGTCGCCGACGGCTTCGGCGTCGGCAGCCACATCACGGGCGCGGACTCGGTCGACTTCAGTCTCGATATCGTCGAACTCGACGGCGAACCGGTCTCGAAGCGGGGAAAACTGTCCGGCGTCAAGGACGTCTACCGGACGTCCAACGGCGGCCATCACGTCGCGCTCGCCGACAGCGACGGGCCCGCCGGGGCCGACTCCCTGCTCGAACCGCTCGTCCGCGACGGCGAGATCGTCCGGGAGTTCGATCTGGACGCGGCGACCGACCGGTGTCTCGAGGACGCCGAGGCGGTCGGGTTCGGACGGACGAACGCTGCAGACTAG
- a CDS encoding TIGR00296 family protein, protein MSQRQGVDLSYEDGARAVELARESVESYVQHGQREQPGSMREAFYERTGAFVRLESTRGRGSLRGCAGGYRSGDQLGHVIVDAAIEAASEDSCASEVSPSELPNLTVSVCTVKNVLLTDDPLADLELGTHGVAIDGGEGGWLYPTVPVENGWSAREYLDRTCRKAKLAPGAWQDDDVVVTLFEGQVFREREADGSIEEV, encoded by the coding sequence ATGTCCCAGCGACAGGGCGTCGACCTCTCCTACGAAGACGGTGCCCGCGCGGTCGAACTCGCGCGCGAATCCGTCGAGTCTTACGTACAACACGGGCAGCGAGAACAACCGGGAAGCATGCGCGAAGCCTTCTACGAACGAACGGGGGCGTTCGTCCGCCTCGAGTCGACCCGCGGCCGGGGGAGCCTGCGGGGCTGTGCGGGCGGCTACCGCTCGGGCGACCAGCTCGGCCACGTCATCGTCGACGCGGCGATCGAAGCGGCCAGCGAAGACTCCTGTGCCTCCGAGGTGAGCCCATCGGAACTCCCGAACCTCACGGTCTCGGTCTGTACCGTCAAGAACGTACTGCTGACCGACGATCCGCTGGCCGACCTCGAGCTCGGTACGCACGGCGTCGCCATCGACGGCGGCGAGGGTGGCTGGCTCTACCCGACGGTCCCGGTCGAGAACGGCTGGAGCGCCCGCGAGTACCTCGATCGAACGTGTCGGAAGGCGAAGCTCGCGCCCGGTGCCTGGCAGGACGACGACGTCGTCGTCACGCTGTTCGAAGGGCAGGTATTCCGCGAGCGCGAGGCGGACGGCAGTATCGAAGAGGTCTAA